One part of the Gadus macrocephalus chromosome 8, ASM3116895v1 genome encodes these proteins:
- the LOC132462637 gene encoding zinc finger protein 28-like isoform X1, protein MVRVCAFPGCGTKMRRYNPETFHRLPLQESNLRQWLAVLQVDVETPVQTLKTKDYRICSRHFDPNDFSIPNKRRSCPAKRMRLKRNAIPIAARLAQETAPCEESCPGMTFEVSELNFDEESNCSNEEGGEAAEEEENICSNEEGEEEVERIDDADSDWELELSDKLESDDSDQLESDDHDQLESNDSELHRRVRQLCPDCGAFYFTSKTHTCEYKIKPVSCNVCGKRCVDKSALKAHSSIHKESYEHPCKFCMVPFKTRLYKLAHEKAHTHKAKPYECPDCSMSFSKLPARNLHLKGHRGPKILSCPHCALEFRYHGPLERHMLVHTGMKEYVCEFCHRSFKQPGHLKSHLRVHTGEKPFQCQHCDKSFNHNVSLKSHVMRYHKEGVSNFGPIGPVKQTKRAEFQSMGRPRGRPKRNAATREQNSVPAVRTTAAEMSVKGRLRRDSSKDIDGDWSDWDRSSELTEEDKMEEVRKSKRKSSHSSKTFSIAENDSESDSDSHPEEEAKKSKVVKSEKTGRCRGRPRTKPLNQH, encoded by the exons ATGGTTCGTGTCTGTGCCTTTCCTGGTTGCGGCACCAAAATGAGACGTTACAATCCAGAGACTTTTCACAGGCTACCTCTGCAGGAGTCTAATTTGAGGCAGTGGCTTGCTGTGTTGCAAGTCGACGTCGAGACGCCAGTCCAAACGCTGAAAACTAAGGATTACCGTATCTGTAGTCGACATTTTGATCCGAACGACTTTTCCATTCCTAACAAAAGGAGATCTTGCCCTGCAAAACGCATGCGGCTGAAGAGAAATGCCATTCCGATAGCGGCGCGTCTTGCACAGGAG ACTGCGCCGTGTGAGGAGAGCTGTCCCGGGATGACCTTTGAAGTATCAGAGTTAAACTTTGATGAGGAAAGCAATTGTTCAAAtgaagaaggaggggaagcagcagaagaagaagaaaacatttGTTCTAATGAAGAAGGGGAAGAAGAAGTAGAAAGGATTGACGACGCTGATTCAGACTGGGAATTGGAACTATCTGACAAATTAGAGAGCGATGACTCTGACCAATTGGAGAGTGATGACCATGACCAATTGGAGAGCAATGATTCTGAATTGCATAGAAGGGTACGTCAACTTTGTCCGGATTGCGGTGCCTTTTACTTTACGTCTAAGACTCACACATGCGAGTATAAAATCAAGCCAGTTTCCTGCAACGTTTGTGGTAAGAGATGTGTGGACAAAAGTGCCCTGAAAGCTCATAGCAGTATCCACAAGGAAAGCTATGAGCACCCCTGCAAGTTCTGCATGGttccctttaaaacaagactttaTAAACTGGCCCATGAGAAAGCTCACACCCACAAAGCAAAACCATATGAATGCCCTGACTGTTCCATGTCGTTTTCCAAGCTCCCAGCACGCAATTTACACTTGAAAGGCCACAGGGGTCCCAAAATACTTTCCTGCCCCCATTGTGCTTTGGAATTCCGGTATCATGGCCCTTTGGAACGACACATGTTGGTGCACACAGGCATGaaggagtatgtgtgtgagttctGCCATCGCTCTTTCAAACAGCCGGGCCACCTTAAATCCCACCTGCGTGtgcacaccggggagaagcccttccAGTGCCAGCACTGTGACAAGAGTTTCAATCACAACGTGAGCCTGAAGAGTCACGTTATGAGGTACCATAAAGAGGGAGTGTCAAATTTTGGGCCTATCGGACCTGTGAAACAGACCAAAAGGGCGGAATTTCAGTCCATGGGTAGACCCAGAGGAAGACCTAAAAGAAATGCAGCAACTAGAGAGCAAAACTCTGTTCCTGCGGTGCGAACCACAGCTGCTGAGATGTCAGTGAAGGGACGTTTGAGGAGAGACTCTTCCAAAGACATTGATGGTGATTGGAGTGACTGGGACCGATCCTCTGAACTGACAGAAGAGGACAAGATGGAGGAAGTGAGGAAGAGCAAAAGGAAATCCAGCCATAGTTCCAAGACTTTTTCTATTGCAGAGAATGATTCGGAGAGCGACTCGGACAGTCACCCTGAGGAGGAGGCTAAGAAGAGTAAAGTGGTGAAAAGTGAGAAAACAGGACGTTGTAGAGGAAGGCCGAGGACTAAACCTCTCAATCAACATTAA
- the LOC132462637 gene encoding zinc finger protein 28-like isoform X2: MTAPCEESCPGMTFEVSELNFDEESNCSNEEGGEAAEEEENICSNEEGEEEVERIDDADSDWELELSDKLESDDSDQLESDDHDQLESNDSELHRRVRQLCPDCGAFYFTSKTHTCEYKIKPVSCNVCGKRCVDKSALKAHSSIHKESYEHPCKFCMVPFKTRLYKLAHEKAHTHKAKPYECPDCSMSFSKLPARNLHLKGHRGPKILSCPHCALEFRYHGPLERHMLVHTGMKEYVCEFCHRSFKQPGHLKSHLRVHTGEKPFQCQHCDKSFNHNVSLKSHVMRYHKEGVSNFGPIGPVKQTKRAEFQSMGRPRGRPKRNAATREQNSVPAVRTTAAEMSVKGRLRRDSSKDIDGDWSDWDRSSELTEEDKMEEVRKSKRKSSHSSKTFSIAENDSESDSDSHPEEEAKKSKVVKSEKTGRCRGRPRTKPLNQH; the protein is encoded by the exons ATG ACTGCGCCGTGTGAGGAGAGCTGTCCCGGGATGACCTTTGAAGTATCAGAGTTAAACTTTGATGAGGAAAGCAATTGTTCAAAtgaagaaggaggggaagcagcagaagaagaagaaaacatttGTTCTAATGAAGAAGGGGAAGAAGAAGTAGAAAGGATTGACGACGCTGATTCAGACTGGGAATTGGAACTATCTGACAAATTAGAGAGCGATGACTCTGACCAATTGGAGAGTGATGACCATGACCAATTGGAGAGCAATGATTCTGAATTGCATAGAAGGGTACGTCAACTTTGTCCGGATTGCGGTGCCTTTTACTTTACGTCTAAGACTCACACATGCGAGTATAAAATCAAGCCAGTTTCCTGCAACGTTTGTGGTAAGAGATGTGTGGACAAAAGTGCCCTGAAAGCTCATAGCAGTATCCACAAGGAAAGCTATGAGCACCCCTGCAAGTTCTGCATGGttccctttaaaacaagactttaTAAACTGGCCCATGAGAAAGCTCACACCCACAAAGCAAAACCATATGAATGCCCTGACTGTTCCATGTCGTTTTCCAAGCTCCCAGCACGCAATTTACACTTGAAAGGCCACAGGGGTCCCAAAATACTTTCCTGCCCCCATTGTGCTTTGGAATTCCGGTATCATGGCCCTTTGGAACGACACATGTTGGTGCACACAGGCATGaaggagtatgtgtgtgagttctGCCATCGCTCTTTCAAACAGCCGGGCCACCTTAAATCCCACCTGCGTGtgcacaccggggagaagcccttccAGTGCCAGCACTGTGACAAGAGTTTCAATCACAACGTGAGCCTGAAGAGTCACGTTATGAGGTACCATAAAGAGGGAGTGTCAAATTTTGGGCCTATCGGACCTGTGAAACAGACCAAAAGGGCGGAATTTCAGTCCATGGGTAGACCCAGAGGAAGACCTAAAAGAAATGCAGCAACTAGAGAGCAAAACTCTGTTCCTGCGGTGCGAACCACAGCTGCTGAGATGTCAGTGAAGGGACGTTTGAGGAGAGACTCTTCCAAAGACATTGATGGTGATTGGAGTGACTGGGACCGATCCTCTGAACTGACAGAAGAGGACAAGATGGAGGAAGTGAGGAAGAGCAAAAGGAAATCCAGCCATAGTTCCAAGACTTTTTCTATTGCAGAGAATGATTCGGAGAGCGACTCGGACAGTCACCCTGAGGAGGAGGCTAAGAAGAGTAAAGTGGTGAAAAGTGAGAAAACAGGACGTTGTAGAGGAAGGCCGAGGACTAAACCTCTCAATCAACATTAA